In Euphorbia lathyris chromosome 10, ddEupLath1.1, whole genome shotgun sequence, the DNA window GTAATTGATTTTCTGGTCGGACAAATACAAGGGGCTAGATATGTATTAAGCTTTTATgtgatatattttatttacttacGATCATCATCCGGATTCTGCAATGATCTTCTTCTTTGGTATAGCTCTAAAGGGTATAAGCTTCTTAACTGTGAATCCGTACTTCTCATTCATGTCCATGACCTCTGCAGCAGAATTCGTATCAATCTCCCATTCGAAACAATGAAGCAAAGTGGCAACTGTAAGGTGAAGTATCCGATGAGCCAATGGATATCCCACACAAATCCTTCTTCCAGATCCAAAAGGAAGTAACTCGAAGTTTTGACCTCTATAATCAATATTAGAGCCTAAAAATCTTTCAGGCTTAAAACTCAATGGATCTTCCCAAGTATCCGGGTCTCTTCCTATTCCCCATGTGTTTACAAAGACCTGTGTACCTTTAGGTATCACATATCCCATGAATTTTGTTTCTTCTAATGTGTTTCGTGGAACTAACAATGGAAGAACAGGATGTAACCTCATTGTTTCTTTGATTACTGCCTGCAAATATGGAAGTTCATCCAAGTCGTTCTCTTCAACTTTCCTTTTGGTTCCGACAACTCGATTGAGTTCTTCTTTAACTTTCTTCATTGATTCAGGGCTGCGAAACAGTTCCACCATCACCCATTCAGAAGTTCCACTTGTAGTTTCTGTTCCACCAAAAAACATTTcctgcacatatatatatattataacatGTGAGCCAAGAGTCTAGAATGTAACGTGATAGCCACGTTGGAAATGACCGACTCTTACATATGACatgacaatatttttttttttatttactcaATTCAATTACTTGAAACTGTCACGTGACAACTAAAAATATATCCGTTTTTGCTGTCAGGTGGGGTACACGTGGTTACCGCATAACTGTCATGTTATAAAAAGTAAGTTGTTTTCCAACTTGGTTGTCATATCACTATTTTAGGGGCTTTTCCGTATGAATTGGTTGGAATGACTttattaaaatgcaaaataaagttcaataactagattgaaagaaaaaattagTGACCTTTTTGAAACCGTACCAAACTTTAGTGACTATTGATATAATTTATCCACATTTTTTTTCCATTATgtcaattgaaaactctatttttctctcttcttgtGGTACCTCGTAACACATATCCATTACGTTGTATGTTTTACCttgaaatgattttttttacatgGTATCAAAGTGTTTTAGACTAAGTCGATGAGAGTTCGAAATAGTAAAAGTTATTTAAATCTTAGATATATCAGTTTAAACTTTTAGATCAAATAATAAGCACCATATCCTTAACATGCGGGACATGAATGTTTATGAATGATTTTTTCTTGTACGCATATTGAAAATATAAGACTGAATTAGATATTCACACTAGTGGAGAAAAGCTTCATTACAACGCCTTATTTGTGAAGGGTAATGAAGCTTTGttgcaaataataatattatcatTTACGACGTGTAATAAGGAGACGCGTCGCAAatgataatattattatttgcaaCAAAGCTTCATTACATGATTTATCATTCACAACGTGTGGCAAATgacatttatatttatcatttgCGTTGCCGCGTTGCTTATGATCAAGTAGAAATAGTGTTAGTGAAATTAATTACCAGTATGATTATGATCATATTGTGAGTTGAGATCTTATCAGCTCCTTCTTTTCCATTTTCATTCTCCAAGATTGTATCCAAAAAATCTCCTTCACCTCTTTCTTTCACTGATTTTCTATCTTCAATCCTTTCCATCACAAACTTTTCCACTATCTTTAAAGTTCGTCCCAAATCAAACTCCATGTTTTTCCTAATCCTCTGCGGATCAAACCCTCTTAAGCTCGGAAAAAAATCGACTAAATTAGGCTTCGCACCCCATTTCATCACCATATCCATTGCCTCAAAGAACTCACAACCTTCTTCCGAATGAGAATCCACAAGATCCTTAGAGAAAATAAGGTTCCCCATTAAGTTAAATGTCATAACAAAAACATACCTAGACACCACTATTTCTCCTGATTCGCCTCTAGAACGAGCTACTGCTGCATCTTCCTCGATGAAACGTATCATCTTGTCGATGCAATTTCGCCGAACATTAACAGAATCAATGATTTTCTTGCTTGTCATGAGGCCAAGTGTGACTAGACGACGAAGAATGCGCCAATTTGAACCGTAATGACACATTGAAAGTGATCCCTCGTTGTAGTTATGAGCTGTGAAAGCATCATAAACTTTCCTGTCCGAGAATTGAACATCATGATTCTTGAAAAGATGTTCAGCTGCTTTTGCAGATTGAATAACAAGTGTGTTAGTGAAACCAAGTCTTAACCAAATTACAGCACCGTATTTGGATCTGAGTTTGTGAAATGTCTGGTGTGGTAATGCTCCTAGATCGAAGATGTTACCGAAGATTGGCCAAGCTCGTGGCCCTGGCGGTCTCCGATTTTCATTGAATCGTCTTGATTTGATCAGAATCAGAATTATTACAAACAGAATAGTAAACAGATGCATAAAACTCCACTCCATttctttggtttttttttttttttttttgtgtgtatgCTTTGAGCTGTTGTGTtatctattttattatataagCTCGACGTATCATGTCATTCATCCGTTACGTTAATAATTTAACGTCATGCCACGTAATCAATGATTTCAGCTCCCATTGGCTCCATTTATTATTGTGGCTGGTCTTATCTCCCACTGGCCCTATTTGTTAGAATGAAGCCAATAAGTTGTTATCCTTCTTTGTGGTCCGTTTAAAGTTGGAATGAAATATCTAAGATGTGAGCAAaaatagtaaagtcttccaatAATACGAGCTTGGCAGTTGGCTCCCAATACA includes these proteins:
- the LOC136209962 gene encoding iridoid oxidase-like, giving the protein MEWSFMHLFTILFVIILILIKSRRFNENRRPPGPRAWPIFGNIFDLGALPHQTFHKLRSKYGAVIWLRLGFTNTLVIQSAKAAEHLFKNHDVQFSDRKVYDAFTAHNYNEGSLSMCHYGSNWRILRRLVTLGLMTSKKIIDSVNVRRNCIDKMIRFIEEDAAVARSRGESGEIVVSRYVFVMTFNLMGNLIFSKDLVDSHSEEGCEFFEAMDMVMKWGAKPNLVDFFPSLRGFDPQRIRKNMEFDLGRTLKIVEKFVMERIEDRKSVKERGEGDFLDTILENENGKEGADKISTHNMIIIILEMFFGGTETTSGTSEWVMVELFRSPESMKKVKEELNRVVGTKRKVEENDLDELPYLQAVIKETMRLHPVLPLLVPRNTLEETKFMGYVIPKGTQVFVNTWGIGRDPDTWEDPLSFKPERFLGSNIDYRGQNFELLPFGSGRRICVGYPLAHRILHLTVATLLHCFEWEIDTNSAAEVMDMNEKYGFTVKKLIPFRAIPKKKIIAESG